One window of Sphingomonas sp. KC8 genomic DNA carries:
- a CDS encoding MBL fold metallo-hydrolase yields the protein MTQPFIEAFFDEPTNTISYLVGDPATRTAAVIDPVLDFDMASGVADTRSAERIVAFALEQDWRIAMVLETHAHADHLSAAPFIKAHTGAWIGIGAHIRDVQKIFRPVFAMDDLKTDGSDFDRLFDDGDRFAIGELEVEVLHVPGHTPADVAYLMGDAVFVGDTLFMPDYGTARADFPGGDARTLYRSIHRLLALPDGTRLFLCHDYKAPGRVDYRWETTVGEQRRSSVHVHDGVSEDDFVAMREQRDARLSVPKLLLPSIQVNIRAGHFGEAEANGVTYLRIPVKWRA from the coding sequence ATGACCCAGCCCTTCATCGAGGCATTCTTCGACGAGCCGACGAACACGATCAGCTATCTCGTCGGCGATCCCGCGACGCGGACAGCGGCGGTGATCGACCCGGTGCTCGACTTCGACATGGCAAGCGGTGTCGCTGATACGCGCTCGGCCGAGCGCATCGTCGCCTTCGCCCTCGAGCAGGACTGGCGGATCGCGATGGTGCTGGAAACGCACGCCCATGCCGATCACCTTTCGGCCGCCCCCTTCATCAAGGCGCATACCGGCGCTTGGATCGGAATAGGCGCGCATATCCGCGACGTGCAGAAGATCTTCCGCCCCGTGTTCGCGATGGACGACCTCAAGACGGACGGATCGGATTTCGACCGCCTGTTTGATGATGGGGATCGATTTGCGATCGGCGAGCTGGAAGTCGAGGTGCTACATGTCCCCGGCCACACGCCGGCCGATGTCGCCTATCTGATGGGCGACGCTGTGTTCGTCGGAGACACGCTATTCATGCCCGACTATGGCACTGCCCGCGCTGACTTCCCCGGTGGTGACGCGCGCACGCTGTATCGCTCGATCCACCGCCTGCTGGCGTTACCGGACGGGACTCGGCTGTTCTTGTGCCACGACTACAAGGCACCGGGCCGCGTCGATTATCGCTGGGAGACGACGGTGGGCGAGCAGCGACGGTCGAGCGTCCACGTCCATGATGGCGTGAGCGAGGATGATTTCGTTGCCATGCGCGAGCAGCGTGACGCCAGGCTATCCGTGCCCAAGCTCCTGCTGCCTTCGATCCAGGTCAACATTCGCGCGGGTCATTTTGGTGAGGCCGAAGCGAACGGCGTCACCTACCTTCGTATCCCAGTAAAGTGGAGGGCGTAG
- a CDS encoding sulfite exporter TauE/SafE family protein, translated as MDAATILATLVSGGVIGLILGLVGGGGSILALPLLIYVVGVGSPHAAIGTAAVAVTVNALGSLIGHARAGRVKWRCASVFALSGMIGAALGAELGKAFDAKRLLVLFGLLMIGVGLSMLRKRHTAEVPDVRLTRESATTLLPRLVPIGLGVGLAAGFFGIGGGFLIVPGLILATAMPLPFAIGTSLVVVSVLGLTTATSYAVSGLVDWRLTALLVMGGIVGTIGGIALGKVLGTRKGLLERGFAAVVIAIGAYIIASTI; from the coding sequence ATGGACGCCGCTACCATCCTTGCCACCCTTGTATCGGGCGGCGTCATCGGCTTGATCCTGGGCCTTGTCGGCGGGGGTGGGTCGATCCTCGCCCTGCCGCTCCTGATCTATGTTGTCGGGGTTGGATCGCCGCACGCCGCGATCGGGACGGCCGCTGTCGCCGTCACGGTCAACGCGCTCGGCAGCCTGATCGGCCATGCACGTGCGGGCCGCGTGAAGTGGCGGTGTGCCAGCGTTTTCGCGTTGTCAGGCATGATCGGTGCGGCGCTGGGGGCGGAGCTGGGTAAGGCGTTCGACGCCAAGCGGCTGCTAGTCCTGTTCGGGCTGCTGATGATCGGTGTCGGTCTGTCGATGTTGCGCAAGCGTCACACGGCGGAAGTGCCGGACGTGCGGCTGACCCGCGAAAGCGCGACGACGCTGCTGCCGCGTCTGGTGCCCATCGGACTGGGCGTCGGACTTGCTGCCGGCTTCTTTGGGATCGGGGGCGGGTTCCTGATTGTGCCGGGGCTGATCCTTGCAACCGCCATGCCGCTGCCCTTCGCTATCGGGACGTCGTTGGTCGTCGTCAGTGTGCTCGGGCTGACCACTGCCACCTCCTATGCCGTATCGGGGCTGGTTGATTGGCGATTGACCGCGCTGCTGGTCATGGGCGGCATCGTCGGGACGATCGGTGGCATCGCGCTGGGCAAGGTTCTTGGCACCCGGAAGGGGCTTCTCGAACGCGGATTTGCCGCGGTGGTGATCGCGATTGGTGCTTACATCATTGCGTCGACGATCTAA
- a CDS encoding zf-HC2 domain-containing protein: MINDETLFAYLDGELPAAEAARVEEALAIDPALREKLSAQRALRERLQRAFDPITSEELPAALAHATAPRGATVIDMAAARTAKAQRVPKELGGWAAIAAALVAGLVGGYLMNAQPNGPAIERDGRMIAAAPIASALDRQLASAGKPQGPVQVHLTFRDASGAICRSFAAPAASGVACHEQDRWIVRALFAPDKQQDGPYRTAASGSAALLAYIDGVIAGEPFDAAAEDAARATGWRLPVRMLAPVP; this comes from the coding sequence ATGATCAACGACGAAACTCTGTTTGCCTATCTCGATGGCGAATTGCCGGCGGCCGAGGCTGCGCGGGTAGAAGAAGCGCTCGCCATTGATCCGGCGCTTAGAGAAAAGCTGTCGGCGCAACGTGCACTGCGCGAGCGGCTGCAACGGGCGTTCGACCCGATCACCTCCGAAGAGCTTCCCGCGGCACTTGCTCACGCTACCGCCCCGCGCGGCGCGACGGTAATTGACATGGCCGCCGCCCGCACGGCCAAGGCGCAACGCGTGCCGAAAGAGTTGGGCGGGTGGGCTGCCATCGCGGCCGCACTCGTCGCCGGGCTCGTCGGGGGCTATCTGATGAACGCGCAGCCCAACGGACCGGCAATCGAACGCGATGGACGAATGATCGCTGCGGCGCCGATCGCCAGTGCGCTTGACCGCCAACTCGCCAGCGCCGGAAAACCCCAGGGACCGGTGCAGGTGCACCTCACGTTTCGGGACGCCAGCGGCGCCATTTGTCGTAGCTTCGCTGCTCCCGCGGCTTCGGGCGTCGCCTGTCACGAGCAGGATCGCTGGATCGTGCGTGCGTTGTTCGCGCCAGACAAGCAACAGGACGGTCCGTACCGCACTGCGGCTTCCGGCAGTGCCGCCTTGCTGGCTTATATCGACGGCGTCATCGCGGGCGAACCGTTCGATGCCGCTGCCGAAGACGCGGCCCGGGCAACGGGGTGGCGTCTGCCCGTGCGGATGCTCGCTCCCGTCCCGTAG
- a CDS encoding S8 family serine peptidase has product MRQHMMGSMIALTALLGGSVQAQLLPGPIGALPGQVTGALLPSLAQGGPATVGSMVDTLGLDRVGEGLDRASLRDLRRARLHALIGANRATLEADENGSPVRRGEVIVLDPSPALLTKVQTVGFTVLRQDRIVGLDIAVVILRAPKGDNGREALVRLRKLDPAGQFELNHIFEPAGSALMATTAALAAGSSGKGHAIGMIDGGVAAHPSLAAARIEQRGFVPGAPRASGHGTAIASLLVGNDGRFQGAARDHALLAADVYGGEPASGSAEAIARAIGWLATNGVRVANISLVGPPNRLIERAVQVAQSRGMTIVAAVGNDGPAAPPQYPASYHGVIAVTGVDARDRALLEAGRAAHLDLAAPGADMAAALPGMGYAVVRGTSFASPLVAARFAVASGDSAARLATVTSEAQPGRGNIGRGIVCKPCRIAPATVGAKK; this is encoded by the coding sequence ATGCGACAGCACATGATGGGATCGATGATCGCGCTGACAGCGTTGCTGGGCGGATCCGTGCAGGCGCAGCTGCTGCCCGGTCCGATCGGGGCGTTGCCCGGCCAGGTGACGGGCGCACTGCTGCCATCGCTGGCTCAAGGCGGCCCTGCCACTGTCGGTAGCATGGTTGATACGCTGGGGCTTGATCGGGTGGGCGAAGGGCTCGATCGGGCAAGCTTGCGCGATCTTCGGCGTGCGCGGTTGCATGCCCTGATCGGCGCAAACCGAGCCACACTTGAGGCGGACGAGAACGGTAGCCCCGTCCGCCGTGGCGAGGTGATCGTGCTCGATCCGTCGCCCGCACTTCTGACGAAAGTACAGACCGTCGGCTTCACCGTGCTGCGACAGGATCGCATCGTCGGGCTGGATATCGCCGTCGTTATCCTTCGCGCGCCCAAAGGCGACAACGGACGCGAAGCGCTCGTGCGGTTGCGCAAGCTCGATCCGGCGGGTCAGTTCGAACTCAACCACATCTTCGAACCGGCCGGCAGCGCGTTGATGGCGACGACGGCCGCGCTTGCGGCAGGTAGCAGCGGCAAAGGACATGCGATCGGCATGATCGACGGTGGGGTTGCCGCACATCCGTCGCTAGCAGCCGCGCGGATTGAGCAGCGCGGCTTTGTGCCCGGCGCACCGCGCGCAAGTGGCCACGGCACCGCGATCGCCTCCTTGCTCGTCGGCAATGACGGCCGATTCCAGGGTGCGGCGCGTGACCATGCACTGCTCGCCGCCGACGTTTATGGCGGCGAGCCGGCTTCAGGCTCGGCCGAGGCCATTGCACGCGCCATCGGCTGGCTTGCGACAAATGGCGTGCGCGTCGCCAACATCAGCCTGGTCGGTCCGCCGAACCGCCTGATCGAGCGCGCAGTGCAGGTGGCGCAGTCACGCGGAATGACGATCGTAGCCGCAGTCGGCAACGATGGCCCAGCCGCCCCTCCGCAATATCCCGCATCCTACCATGGTGTGATTGCGGTGACCGGGGTTGATGCGCGCGATCGCGCCTTGCTTGAGGCTGGACGGGCCGCGCATCTCGACCTTGCAGCGCCCGGCGCTGATATGGCGGCCGCCCTTCCAGGCATGGGCTATGCGGTGGTGCGCGGCACGTCCTTTGCCTCCCCGCTCGTTGCCGCCCGCTTTGCCGTCGCCAGCGGCGATTCCGCCGCCCGCCTCGCCACCGTAACAAGCGAGGCGCAGCCCGGCCGCGGCAACATTGGTCGTGGCATTGTCTGCAAACCCTGCCGCATCGCGCCGGCTACGGTCGGTGCAAAAAAATGA
- a CDS encoding rhodanese family protein, with protein MTLAPLSPADTRAAIDAGARLIDIRGADEHARERIPGAVNVPLDRIGDLPCDGHPIIFHCKSGMRTAANVAQLGAAAGGVPAYILEGGIEAWRQVGQPVVADRSQPLEIMRQVQITAGALVLTGVLLGMFVAPGFFGLSAFVGAGLMFAGVTGWCGMANLLRVMPWNRRAAA; from the coding sequence ATGACGCTTGCGCCCCTTTCCCCCGCCGACACTCGCGCCGCGATCGATGCCGGTGCTCGCCTGATCGACATTCGCGGGGCCGATGAACATGCGCGTGAGCGCATCCCCGGAGCGGTGAACGTGCCGCTCGACCGGATCGGCGATCTGCCGTGTGACGGCCACCCAATCATCTTCCACTGCAAATCGGGGATGCGCACCGCTGCCAATGTGGCGCAGCTTGGCGCAGCAGCGGGTGGCGTGCCCGCCTATATCCTTGAAGGCGGCATTGAGGCGTGGCGGCAGGTCGGACAGCCGGTCGTCGCCGATCGATCTCAACCGCTTGAAATCATGCGGCAGGTGCAGATTACAGCCGGGGCGCTGGTGCTGACCGGCGTGCTGCTCGGCATGTTCGTTGCCCCCGGTTTCTTCGGGCTGTCGGCGTTCGTGGGGGCGGGGCTGATGTTCGCCGGCGTGACGGGGTGGTGCGGTATGGCCAATCTGCTGCGTGTCATGCCCTGGAACCGACGCGCGGCGGCCTGA
- a CDS encoding RNA polymerase sigma factor, whose amino-acid sequence MEGFEDGLIALLPRLRRFAHGLSGNAADADDLAQIAVERALRARSQWQPGARLDSWLYRITRNVWIDTARARGRQAKVMLPAEAGEQVGEDPRPGLEAKLDLAAIMRAMTRLPDEQREVIALVLIEGLGYREAAAVLDIPVGTLSSRLVRGRNALLALIGEG is encoded by the coding sequence TTGGAGGGGTTCGAGGACGGGCTAATCGCGCTGCTGCCGCGCCTGCGCCGTTTCGCGCATGGCCTGTCGGGGAATGCTGCGGACGCCGACGACCTCGCCCAGATCGCGGTCGAGCGGGCGTTGCGGGCGCGCAGCCAGTGGCAGCCAGGGGCGCGGCTCGATTCCTGGCTTTACCGCATCACGCGCAACGTGTGGATCGATACGGCGCGTGCGCGTGGACGACAGGCGAAAGTGATGCTGCCGGCCGAAGCGGGCGAACAGGTGGGCGAGGATCCGCGTCCCGGCCTCGAAGCGAAGCTCGATCTTGCCGCGATCATGCGGGCGATGACCCGATTGCCCGACGAACAGCGCGAGGTGATCGCACTCGTGCTGATCGAAGGGCTTGGCTATCGCGAGGCAGCTGCGGTGCTGGATATTCCAGTGGGAACATTGTCGAGCCGGCTGGTGCGCGGGCGCAACGCATTGCTGGCACTGATCGGCGAAGGATAA
- a CDS encoding ArsR/SmtB family transcription factor — MLKMPMDLATFEAKAGQVADTLKAIGNARRLMLLCKLVEHGEVTVGDLARDVGLSQSACSQHLAKMRDEGLVTYRRESQTLWYAIADAHVETLLATLYQLYCKD; from the coding sequence ATGCTTAAAATGCCGATGGACCTGGCGACATTCGAGGCGAAGGCCGGACAGGTTGCCGACACGCTTAAGGCGATCGGCAATGCCCGCCGGCTGATGCTACTGTGCAAGCTGGTCGAACATGGCGAGGTGACGGTCGGCGATCTGGCCCGCGATGTGGGGCTGTCGCAGTCGGCCTGCTCACAGCACCTCGCGAAGATGCGCGACGAAGGTCTCGTCACCTACCGGCGGGAGAGCCAGACGCTCTGGTACGCCATTGCTGATGCGCATGTCGAAACGCTGCTCGCCACCCTCTACCAGCTCTACTGCAAGGATTGA